One genomic region from Actinomycetes bacterium encodes:
- a CDS encoding GntR family transcriptional regulator has product MTGQRAAAVAADLRERIALGDVDPSGALESEAALGLRLGVSRVTVRRALELLRSEGLVESRRGAGWFVAGAAVHQPLALGTFRHAGSAVADAGLRASRRVVEFGFRPSPDRVAASLQLHEGGDVLHVRSVRSVDGVPLDVAHEWVPDAFGAGVSRSDAQDPGTWATLQGHGVRIDRVRQTVTAALATDEDADLLGVAPGSALLLVRRVAHDGSGAAVALADHRYLASRFSLEVEFAGWSTAGAGEPPGLRDSATDVRTSPATPPAARRAVPTVTPTATVTMTEETS; this is encoded by the coding sequence GTGACAGGACAGCGGGCTGCGGCGGTCGCGGCCGACCTCCGGGAGCGGATCGCGCTCGGTGACGTCGACCCGTCCGGGGCGCTCGAGAGCGAGGCCGCGCTCGGCCTGCGCCTCGGTGTCAGCCGGGTGACCGTCCGGCGGGCGCTGGAGCTGCTGCGCTCCGAGGGCCTGGTGGAGAGCCGGCGCGGCGCGGGCTGGTTCGTCGCGGGGGCCGCGGTCCACCAGCCGCTGGCCCTGGGGACCTTCCGGCACGCCGGCTCGGCGGTGGCCGACGCCGGCCTGCGGGCCAGCCGCCGGGTGGTCGAGTTCGGGTTCCGGCCGTCCCCCGACCGGGTGGCCGCCAGCCTCCAGCTGCACGAGGGCGGCGACGTCCTGCACGTCCGGTCGGTGCGCAGCGTAGACGGCGTGCCGCTGGACGTCGCGCACGAGTGGGTCCCCGACGCCTTCGGGGCCGGGGTCAGCCGGTCCGACGCCCAGGACCCCGGCACCTGGGCCACCCTGCAGGGCCACGGGGTGCGCATCGACCGGGTCCGCCAGACCGTCACCGCCGCCCTGGCGACCGACGAGGACGCCGACCTGCTGGGCGTCGCCCCCGGCAGCGCGCTGCTGCTGGTGCGACGGGTCGCGCACGACGGCTCCGGAGCAGCCGTGGCGCTGGCCGACCACCGCTACCTCGCGTCGCGGTTCAGCCTCGAGGTGGAGTTCGCCGGCTGGTCCACGGCAGGTGCCGGCGAGCCGCCCGGCCTGCGCGACTCGGCGACCGACGTCCGTACGTCGCCAGCGACCCCGCCCGCGGCACGAAGAGCCGTACCAACTGTGACCCCGACTGCGACCGTGACGATGACCGAGGAGACCTCGTGA